The genomic window ATTTATTTGTGGGGTGAGACTATAAAGATAACTATGCATATCTTGAATAAATTCTCTACTAAGATAGTTCAAAAGATCCCTCATAAGTTATGAACTGGTAGGAAacttattttgaaatatatgcatatatgaggTTATCCAGCTGAAGTCAAAGTTCATAATCCATACGAAAAGATAATTGATCTTAGTACGACCAGTGATTTTTCATTGGTTATTCGGAGAGATCAAAAATAGTATAGATTTTATTGTCCATCTCATATACCACAGATAGCAAAAACTAATAAAGTTAGATTTCTAAAGAATGGCATATTTAGTGAGAGTGGAGAATCTTAAAATATTATCTTTAAGGTAATACCGGATCTGTAAAGCAGACTGAAATGATAATTCCTATTGTTACTCCTTGAGATAACATTCAGGAGAGATCACCATTTCATCAAGTTTCACTCCATGAATTTTTATTGTCGATGAAGTAATTGTCTAACCACCGCCATAAGCAAATCAAGGGACAACTCTCTGAAGATTTAttagtataaaattatatagtaTATTTGATAGATATGTATGAAAAAGGTTGATGACCTTAAGATATTCTTACAAGCCATAAAATGTGAGAACTCCTTACAGTAGTTGGATGCTATAAAAGGAAGAGCTGGGCTCTCTAGATAACAATCATGTCTGAAAATAAGATAACCTATCTAAAGGATGCGACAAATAAGTTGCAAAAGGATCTATATGACCAAAAGGAATCCTAATGGAAAGGTCAAATATTATAAAATCAGATTTGTAGTAAAGGGGTCTACATAAAAAGAAAGGTATTGATTATTCTTCTTTTAAGATCGCATGATCTTAGTAGCTCATTTTAGTTTAGAGCTACATCAGGTGGATGTAAGAATGATCTTTCTCAATGATGATCTAAAGAAAGGGATATGTACAAAACAACTTGAGGATTTTTTATAGTCAGTGGACAATTATATATGATTTATAGATTAAAGAAATTCAATTATGGACTTATACAGGCTTCCACATATTGGTATCTTATTTCAATGGGATAATTACATTCTTTGGATTTAAAGAAAATAttattgattaatatatatatccaaaggTAAGTGAGAGTAAATTCATATTCTGCGTGTCGATAGTATTTTTGATCCACTTAAGGAAATCAAACAATTTCTATTTCTAAATTTTAAGATATAAGATATGCGTGAAGCCGCTTATATTATCGGCATTCAGATTCACAAAGATAGATCCTTGAGGCTACTTGAACTGTCTTAAGGGATTTATATCTATAGTACAAAATTTGGaatgaaaaatattcttttagGTGTGCTCATATTGTAAAAGGTGATAAATTCAATAAAGCTTAATATCCAAGAATTAAGATAAAGATAGAGAAAATAAGGTTCATAACCTATGCATCTGATTTGGGAGACCATGTATATGTTTATATGGGTCCAGTTTTGGTTATGTTGCATTGATGTTTGGACATTATTAACATGATCTAGGAGTGGAGCATAGAAAAGCTGCAATGAAAGTCATATGTTACTTATAGGGTATAAAAGTTACTGTTCACATTCAATCGGTTTGATCATCATAAAATAATAGGCTATTAGGATTCAGACTTTGCTGGATGCACTAATAGTAGAAAGTCTGTTGCTGGTATATCGGAGGTGCTATATCAAGGATATATGTAACATAAGGTTTTGTTTATTACATCCATCATGGAAACAAAGTATGTGCCTATATGAGACTCCTCATAAGCTATAAGGTTGTAAAATTTTATCACAGGACTTAAAATTATTGACTCTATCAACAGACCAATAAAGATATACtgtgataattttataaaaagattCTCTTATAATACGAAGAATACATGCGCTTGCAAGCATACagatattaaatattttactctTCGTAAAAGAATAAAGAGAACATAGTgtctataaaatatattaaagaaAAACTGATAATTGTAGATCCACTGACTAAAAGAATCATTTCTAGAATTTTATACATTAGGTGGATCATGTGTGATACAGCTTATTTTATGATATGTATTGGATACTATGTACAAAATCATAACATTGGGTTTTATGATAAAGTTCAATTTATTTTATGTTGATCAGCTATTTACCATATGATATAAAAATGACCAAGGAATAGACATAAGGTTTAGTCTATTTATAAGTAAAGTTTCACAAAAAAATTTGGTTATGAGGTATCATTAGTGTTATGATACATGAAAAATCATGTGTTGATTAATAACACATTTGCCGTCATGATTCACATtgatgattattttataatcaaatataCAGTATATATCCTatgaaaaaattaagttttttaaaTGTGACCATGTCAATTTTTCaattatcagatctaaataaaattttattaaaatttttttaaaatattttaaataattaaaatgaaaatGCTTGTGTTAGATTGAGCCAAGTGAAAGAATATTGTGATTTCCTTGATTATACCTATCCGGATATGATCCATACTAATATGCATCAGAATTTATTTAACATGTTTTAattaatctggactgaaatagaccTCTGATAAAAGATAAAATGATATAGATATATTAGATGATTTGATAAAATTGAACCCAATACAGCCATTGAGAATAAAATCCATCTTCTAATCTTTGTGACTGTTCCAGAGAAACGTTATAAAAGAACTTCTACGGAGTTGATCCCCTATCTATCCATGAGCTCATGAGATCCTTCTTATCAAAAATACTTAAATTAGGATCAAAAAAAACCAAGACGCTGATGAAGAACATCCAGAATTAATTTTCTTGTGCAGACTTTTGATCGTTGATTCATTTGAAACTTAAACAACAATGGCTAAACATACCATCATTTCCATATTAAAGAATAAGATTTTCTACGCTACAAAGATCAGACTAACGTAGACAAAGCCCTGCCATGGTATCCACTTCGACCCAACTTTTAGTAACTCAGGCAGGCCGAGCGGGCCGATAACATATGACCAAAAGCAAGTTTGCATGTTTGTTTGTCACGCGGCGAAGGTAGGGGAAGTGAAAACAACGGCCTTAAAAAAGTTCAGTCTCTTTACACATTACAAAATAATTCTGCTCGTGTAAAAGGCGTCCCCATCTTCATGGATACCAAGATGGCTGCTATGCATGGAAGAAATTCCAAAGGTGGGAGGGGGAGTGGAATCACAGGAGCTGAGTTGCAAAAACATAATCCACATCAAAGAGAAAAAGACATGGTGAGTCACGAAAAAGTGGTAAGCATATTTCTTTATTATTCGTCAAACATTAACAAACCACACAGAATTACTATGTATATAAACCACTTGAGAATTGAGATCTGATCAATACTTATTCTGTACTAGAGAAGCTTCATAAAACGCCGAAAAGACGGGCCTAACCATAAGAACAACCCCGAAAGCAACCAAGCTTTGTAGAATCTGGAAATtagtagaaaattaaaatatggtGGCATTACTCACAAAGAAAGATTGGTACTCCGATGCTCTATAATACAAGTGTATGGAAAGGAACTCTCCCGAAGCCTAAGAAGCGTCGCAACAGAATGAACAAATAGCAGGCAGCATCAAACAAGTGTGGTACATCAacgaagaaaaaatatatatatatatcatcatgCATGACGGTCAATGCACTCAAATATACAGACCTCAGAAACGACAAAGCTGGTATAGTTCGCATGCTTGAAATGTGAGTGCTCTGAATTCCACTACCACATCTCATACACGTTGTTAGCAGTGAAACAGAGCACGCACCTTCAAGGAAGCCTCGTGAATTTTTAAAAGCTCCTGGCCCTTATAAACGATCTCTGGCAGGACGGCCAATCAGCCTGCATTGCTCTGGAAGCAGAGAACACAGGACCTGTCCTTTTACACGAAGAAGTTCCCCGTCAATACCACAGCCATTATGAGTATTTATTCCAGACCTAACCTTCACTGCTTTTACCTGCAATGTCAGTGTGTCTAGGTTAGTAGCAATTAAAGGATCAGATGCGAATAAATCAGGAGCCGTTAGAATCAAGAATATATACAAGCAGCAAGAGCATGGTTTTTTGGGACAGAAACAGTTGGCGCATGCTAAATGCACCTATGCTGTAATATGGATATGCAGAAGGGCAACAACAATTCCCTGGTATGTTCATGCGTAAGTTTATACTGAACTGAATGAGTTTGCCGATAACTATCTATCTACTGGAGGCATACAAAACGTATTTCCCAGTAATTATGAAGCATTCAGGGTGAAAAAAATTCCCCGTAACAACATGGTTAACAGCTCTTAAATGACAACAGCATTTCAGCTAGCTTGAGAAAGATAGAGGTTCTCCAAATAGTACCATAAACAAAACTTCCCTTCTTACCAAAAGGAAAGCAGCAGTAGAGTACCTTGACATACTCCACATAGGGCAAAGAAAGATGCCGACCAAATTGCAGGCACACAAAAAATCTTAACAACCGCATTCTCCCACTTCCATTGACCAATAGCAAGTCCAAACTGTTATCATCATGCTCAGCTTTCGGTGCAACAACCTGGGAACTCAAACTCTGGACAGTCCTGCATGAATGGTTGCATATCAAGACGCCAAGAAATCTCCCCTTCTTAACTACCCACTTCTCCTCTAAGTTTGGAACGAGTTCCTTCTTTATCCCTATCTCTTTGTCATCAGGTGGCCCTGGCAGCTCAATGGGATTCTCAGTTTCCCAGTTTGGTTCAGTATCCCACTTTGGCTCCGTATCCCACTTCGGTTCAGAGTCCCAAATAGGTCCAGGATCGGATACTGTTGATGAAATATCTTCTTTGTCATACAATGCCGTGGCTGCCCAAGGACCCCTAGAATCATTTGCTGTAGTCAAGCCAGACCAACCTTTATCCGTCCGCGACTTTGACCTAGTCCTTGGCCAGTTGGGGTTGGACGAAAGGTGATGCTGGGGATGGAGGACTTCTTCAGGTTCAGCCACTAAATTGTTTCTCCCTAGGGATAAACGCTTTGATCTGGGATCAAGACCACGTACATACTCAGATGGCTCAGTGCTTGCAAGGGTGCTACTTGAAGTGTCAAAGTCAGCCCCAGACATCCTACTAGGAGTCATAATTGAATCAATACTGGATAAACTGGAAGCCCTGGGGATGCCTTCAGTTTTTGACCTCTGTGATATTTCTGTGTAGAGGTCTGACATATCAATTTTCTCTTGATCTTCTAAAACTTTTCCTGCAGAGTCTGCTGCATCCTTCGTCATTGGAAGATATTCCAATTCAAAGTGGTACTTAGGCAGGCATAGAAATTTAAGAAAACCAGCCACAAAGTACCGTAAGGGACCAAAACGTTTCTGATATTTCTCAGAGAATTCCAAAACTGCAGCAAACAGGCAACACAGATCATTTAACATCTCACAGAATCAGAAATGCTATTCTCATTAAATGTGTGGAAAAACTATACAAAAGCAACTTCAAGCAACTCCAAAATTCAGTCACACAAGCCAATATCATTATGCAGCTCCAAAGATAAGTGACCCAGATAAATTGCAAAATCAACAGAAAGTCAACAAAAAGGCAGTGTAAAATAGTTACAATAAAGAAGATTTCAGAAGTTTCAAAGAAGTTTATAACGGTTGTGTTCAGCTAAAATCCATGTAGCAAGGAAGCTTTCTAAGAGATTTCTTGTTCAGAAGCTTAAATGAGTTATATTTGTTGCATTTATTCAAAACTATACTTTTGAGTAGTGGACCGACTTTTGGCAATTAGCTAACGTGAAGTGACATCATAATTAAGTAAAAACATGATGTCTACTCAGTTGTTctcaaatttaacaaaaaaagaaaaaagaaaagaaaaaggacaaTCAGAATATGCAATAAGACACATCTCTTACGGTGTGAATATCCATTAATCTATCTctatatagcaaaaaaaaaaaaaaaaggtattttaGACAGCAAGATAATTGAAGCTGCTTTATGTGTTACATAGAAGCTATAAATTTCATTTACCCCATCAAGAACATCATAGAACACACAGCACAACAGGTTGTGTAGTTGACAGTTGGCAAACAAATGTTATTAGGAAATTCATCATACAAAATGAATTTGCAACCTTTATAAAAATCCATACTCAGAAACAACAGCAACCTTGTGACCTAAAACCATGGCAGGCTAAAAAAACAACATAGCACTATGGGCATGTGTTTTGTGAGGCCAAATGGTTGAAAAGCAAGCATTGGAACATGTAAAACGTGGATAAATATTACTGGTAAAAACACCGACATGTATAAATCAACACTAATAGAATTCCTCACTAAATAGTTGCACCCTCTTATTAGCTCATTGCATAGCAAAGATCTGACCAGAACTAACTGATAATCACAACAAGATGAGCCTGTAGTCCATTGATAATGAGACCCTTAAAAAGTCAAACTCCATGTAACTCTAACAAGCGAAAACAGGTCAAACCATACATGCCCACAAAAAAGGCAGGACCATCTTTTAACGGTTATCCATTCTAACCAAcatgaaaaggaaaaaggaactcAAAGGAGAAGCAACAAGAATGCAGAAAGATCCAAATTCACTGTCGTGTTAACAGTCATGGTGATACCTTGTCATGTAAGAATTCGTTTGCCCTACTACCAAGAACCTAGAGAGAGCTCACTGTTATCAACAAGTGTCTTCTTGATCAACCAGCACTCTGCACATGGGCAAGTACTAAAATCATCACACTCAGCTCAACTTTTTAACAAGAGTTGAAGTTCGTGCTGCTGTCCTGAACTACAGAATAACTGAGGAGCTCATACTAGCatctaatcaaaaaaaattttggtataCTGGAAACTATGTCGAAGTTCACAGCTTCAGTGTTAATTTGGTTCAGAGGGAGTCTGGAACCAAACATTCAATCTGGCCAGTAGCCAGAGAAAAGCATCTTAACATAAAATCAAGTAATGTGATTCTACTGATTTGACGAACTAAACACCCATCACTGGAAGAGTTTCCGACATCTCTGCAACTAAGATGAGcattacctatttaataaaacCATTCATATACGTGTTTCTACCATTGCAAATTAACTATATTTTACCAGAAAAGATGCTCCTGCATTTGTTATCTTGGACATTAATATAGTACCTCCAATATGAAAGCTATCAAATGGTATTCAGGCCTCTAATTTTTCATAGTGCTTGAACTTCACAAATTTAATTGATGAAGATGGGTACATCAGACCACCATATTAAAGAATAATCTATGGGTGCTAGCTTGATAATTCAGGTGTATATTTAGACACACATATTGCAAAGTTACAACTGCAGACTAGCTAGTTACAAACCAATGCATGTAATGTAATCATTTAAGCATTCAACCATTGTATTCATAAAATGTTTTATGGTAATGTTAACAGGCAGCTTTCCACAAATCAGATAACAGAAAGTTTCAGCCACTAACATCTGAAGAAGATGAGCAATATGACAAGCACCACATTAAGGCAATACCGCATGATTAGTAACAAGAAGCAATAATCAACGGAAACGAAATAAAAGACATATCTACCATGTCAGAAATATTGAATTACCATCACTGACAAAACCAAAGTATGTAACAGTTGTGCCAAAATGGATAACGCCAGTCTGAAGCCATTCAACGGCAAAAACATCTGCAGCAGTCAAGCCCCCCTGTACCCAACAAAAAACAACACGGTATACAATAAAGAGTGGTATAAACTTCAGAAGGGAAAAAATGATCTAAACGAAGACATTAAAATGGAAATCAACCAAAAAGCAAAGAAGTCAAAAACAATGTAATGAGATGGAAAGAAAAACAGCCTAGCTTTCACAAAATACCGGTCCATATATGAGCCAAAAAAGGGCAGGAAGATACCTCTTTTAAGTTTGGTGATAAAGTGATAAACAAAGAGTTCTCAGAATAACAGCAGCGGGATATAGATTTCACAAAACATCGAACACAAACAAGAATAAATAAGGCAGATGCATACATGCATGAGTGCATGCAAGAATCAACAGATAACAAAGCAAAACAAAACAGCATTGCTGTCATAAAGTACTGGTTCATATATGAGCAATGCTAACCACCATCCATCAAAGCATGTTTTGGAAGCAAGCAAATTAGTTTCTGTTGTGATACACAAACAGACATTTGCATAATGGAGATAACTGATTAGcaaaattcaatgatgaaaaaagATAAAACCTATATTGGTTAGTTCGAAATGCCAAAGGAAACACGACAGGGAAAGGAGGCAGAACTGCAGCCCCAGAACACATTTAATATCATATTTTGGGAATCTGGCTTCCAAGATATCAATAATATGTTTTAGTCTATTTAAGAATTTGTTAGAAGTTCTCTAAAAGCTCAAATCAAATGATTCTAAATACAGCCATTTCCAGTAATACTATCTATGAGTTTGTTTGGTGCATGGACTTGTCTGCAATCAATTTAATTGTTGAGTTTATCACTGAAGTCCAGGAAGCTAGAGATCACATTTGGAAGAAAGCAGGAATACAACTTTACTCCAGAAATAAGCATGAGAAATCAGATATGGTCATATTCTTTGCCCAAGTAAGAAGACACTGTAATTACCTTCACGATAGCTATAGCAGCAGAAATCGGATCTCTAACTCCCAGAACAGTCCAAACAAGTGAATTGTCAGAACCAGCAGGAATTATGCCAATAGGAATGGAAATTGCTTCCTTCTGATCACTTCTGCTAAGAAGACCATTAAGCACCTGCATCATTAGATAATTTGTAACtgtcaaaagaaaaataaaataaataaataacgaaAATCTGGTCTAACATTGGGGACTTGTTTggtttgcaagaaaaattttaccTCACTAGAATGTTTTCCCAGGAAGATGATTCCTGGGTATATGATATCTGCAAAAGTGGTTTTTACATATTTAGTTGCCTATCGAAAAGCCACATAGGAAACACACTTTTCAAAGTCACTTATGTTTGGTTGAGTATCTATTTTCCCAGAAAAGttgtataaaatatctattataccctTAATAAAGGAAATACAAGGAAAAAACATCACATGCATAATTTTTAGAATCAGATACTTGGAACACCAAGGTCTGGAAGTTTTGAAGATTCAACAACAAAATGGccagaatatatattttaatagctatttttaaatatttttatctcttAAAATGACCACAATTCATAATATATTTGGATACTTGTCGAACTATTAAAACTAACACAactcataatattttttaatagctatttttaaatattttaaacctaaaatatttaaaaatagctattaaaaatattctttgggtTGAGTTTCTAGTTAATAGTTAGGCAACTTCTTTATACTATGGAAATTTTTAATAGTTATTAATAcgcttttttgaaaaaaaattagcacTTTATATTGTGGTAATTTTTAATAGTTTAAGATTAACTATTAAAAATAGCTATTAAAAAGATCATGATGGCTTAAGGGCATTTTTGTGGAAAAAAATACCACAATTCCCAACCCATAGGAAGGTGGCTTTCCCgtgtaccatatgggtttttctttctcatgaattgtGGAAAATTTATTCCAATGGGAAAGGTACTCTCATTTGTTTCCTTTGAAAACTCCAATCAAACATAGAGGCATTTTTTCATTTTCCCCTTGACCACACTTCCCCCCACCTCTTCCCACAAACCAAACAAGTCCTAGAGTGCAGCTACAGAGATGCCTCACTTCAATGTTCTGTCGTTTTGAGGAATGTAGAAATAACAAAAAAGTCTTGCTTATCAGTATGCAGTGAAAAGAAACATATTTAGCTAATTTTATATGATACAGGTGATTTTATATTTAGTTGAGGTTAACAGCTCATTTTGAGTAAGAAACCAATCCACTAAATCACTGAATCCATCACAAAGTACAATGTAAGCTAGTTTTAGTAATGGGATGAAACTTTACAGCTTCATCTTTAGGTACATTCTGCTTCTTTAATATGATGCGCTTAACGAtcactaaataaaaatttcagtcACAGTGTTAACTACAAAGTGGTAGCAGCAAGTGAATCCACAGCAGAGAGATGCAATAATCGAGACATTTATTATCTCTAATGAAAAGCAACCAGTAATTAATTAGCTTGTGGACAAGTAAATAGACATAGCCATTGGTTCTTAAAAACATAAATAAAACCAAGTTCGTAATGCTAAAGACTAAAAGCACAGATTATAAGCTTTAATGCAAGATAAGCAGCATGAAGGCAATCAGTGCAACCAAAAAATGGAATAGCATAAGCAAAGAACTAATTGATATAATGCATTAGCTCCCATACAAGGGCTAAGAGCCACATAGATCTGACAGTTCAACAAAGTAATTGCCCACAATTGAGAATTGGGGCTATAAACCTCTAGCCACCTGCTTACTAACAACTTACAACAGTTATTAAAATGTAGTACAGACATAAGCATGAATGCAAAGCTAAAAATAACAAAATTCCACAAAAGAAGGTTAGACAACTTTTACACAGTCAATATCAATGATTCAACTTATATTAAAATAAAGGCCAAGGCATAATCATGTGAAAATAAGTACATTGAAAAATAAGTAGCATTAGAAAATGaacattttttctctaaaaacaaAAATGAATCATGGTACATTGAAACTAGTAagaaaatataatatattgtttcactgtttaaaaaaaataaaaaattcaaatatccaTGCTGGATAATATGATTATTGATTGAATAAATCGCATGATAAAAAACATTAAACAagaaaaatatccaaaaagacaTTTAGCAACATATTTTCACTTGAAAGATCCTTACAAAAGTTAAaacaaatattttacaaatatttttGACCTGTAATGAAGCTATCCAAACGTTTCATTCAACAAATGTATTGCCGTTGGATATCTTCTTACATGTTGTAGTTATAGAGTGGCTGTAAGTCTCAGTTTATATAGGAATTCTATTGACGTTCTCATGTGTAATTAACTTCATATTAAGAAACTCCTAATGAGAACGATCCGCTGAATGCAGTATAGTAATTTAGCCCTTCCATCTGTGATGTTTATCAAAATAGGTACAAAATAAAGCAAAAACTAATTCTGTTATCCTTTATTCTTCTTAGGGCTTTCAATGGACAGAGTCATGGTGGGAACAGGGTTCTGAAATATAGACCCTGAAACCCTCAATTATCTACCAGGCACCAGCAGGACCAAAAAACAGAGAATGAattgatttgaaaatcatgataaAAATCATGGGTAGGTTTTTTTAGAGACTAAGAGGGGCTTATCCCCACCTTTATACCCTATATCATTACACTTCTCATGGGCCGACTCCAACCGGAAACAAAACCCCACCCCCTTGCTCAAGTGGCAAGCAGTGATACCATCCAAGCAAACACTCGATAGTAAAATTACAGATAGGTTGTTCTGCAAATCATGGAGATAATAAAAATTCATTGAGAAAATAAGAACTCCATGAAAAAAACCCacagataaaaaaatatcttgaattaaaagaaaataaaatcataaataatttagcatCACTACATTCCAGATCAGACAATCTTCCAGCATGAAAACGAAAAAGATAGTTCCTTTCCCATGGGGTGAAAAATGTGAAAGACCTATCTGTGTGCTTCTTGAGCATGACTTGGCAAAGCAACTGAGCAATTCAATCAAACAGAAACTGAAACCTGACAAGCCTcatagaaccaattaaaaaatCTATCTAATAAAATTTAGGATGTGTTTCGTTTGCAACTAGAATTGGAATTGAAATGGAAAACGAAATGACCATATCGCTTGGCGCATTTGGCTCACaatcaaaatcagaatcgaaatgagaTTTGAATTCTAAGAGAGAAAAGGGATTGGATTTAGGGGATTAGGGCATTTCCATTCACCCCCGGAATCGGAATGAAAATAAGATTCCCCCCAACCAAATGGCTGCAAAAGGAGTCACTCATTCCCATTCCCATTGCAGAGTCCatctcctcccaaccaaacaatCTCTTAATGTACTTTTGGCTACATTCGGACATGTTTTGTTATAGGG from Elaeis guineensis isolate ETL-2024a chromosome 4, EG11, whole genome shotgun sequence includes these protein-coding regions:
- the LOC105043492 gene encoding sphingoid long-chain bases kinase 1 isoform X1, which produces MQKSTPHQNVSSPRELAQQSVHHMNGRRSQRGTGQHSSPTVFPEKRSKTKSLKTSDATVANEDPEKVKAHEHRIDIGDEKSDLLGYEVFCGKLALDKKAKVTSTDEGMRSGTGNSDSINARLTSKALVWGSHILRLEDVISVSQNAGLRHFTVHAYPVRKRSCGLSCFLKPHRIRMDVRFLAPTSEEAIQWVSGFADQQCFINCSPHPMASSKKQASDIVASEPLFDQPRIKCKSFPKVLVILNPRSGHGRSSKTFYGKVEPIFKLAGFMMEVVNTKYAGHAKELASTVDFSTCPDGIICVGGDGIVNEVLNGLLSRSDQKEAISIPIGIIPAGSDNSLVWTVLGVRDPISAAIAIVKGGLTAADVFAVEWLQTGVIHFGTTVTYFGFVSDVLEFSEKYQKRFGPLRYFVAGFLKFLCLPKYHFELEYLPMTKDAADSAGKVLEDQEKIDMSDLYTEISQRSKTEGIPRASSLSSIDSIMTPSRMSGADFDTSSSTLASTEPSEYVRGLDPRSKRLSLGRNNLVAEPEEVLHPQHHLSSNPNWPRTRSKSRTDKGWSGLTTANDSRGPWAATALYDKEDISSTVSDPGPIWDSEPKWDTEPKWDTEPNWETENPIELPGPPDDKEIGIKKELVPNLEEKWVVKKGRFLGVLICNHSCRTVQSLSSQVVAPKAEHDDNSLDLLLVNGSGRMRLLRFFVCLQFGRHLSLPYVEYVKVKAVKVRSGINTHNGCGIDGELLRVKGQVLCSLLPEQCRLIGRPARDRL
- the LOC105043492 gene encoding sphingoid long-chain bases kinase 1 isoform X3, giving the protein MQKSTPHQNVSSPRELAQQSVHHMNGRRSQRGTGQHSSPTVFPEKRSKTKSLKTSDATVANEDPEKVKAHEHRIDIGDEKSDLLGYEVFCGKLALDKKAKVTSTDEGMRSGTGNSDSINARLTSKALVWGSHILRLEDVISVSQNAGLRHFTVHAYPVRKRSCGLSCFLKPHRIRMDVRFLAPTSEEAIQWVSGFADQQCFINCSPHPMASSKKQASDIVASEPLFDQPRIKCKSFPKVLVILNPRSGHGRSSKTFYGKVEPIFKLAGFMMEVVNTKYAGHAKELASTVDFSTCPDGIICVGGDGIVNEVLNGLLSRSDQKEAISIPIGIIPAGSDNSLVWTVLGVRDPISAAIAIVKGGLTAADVFAVEWLQTGVIHFGTTVTYFGFVSDVLEFSEKYQKRFGPLRYFVAGFLKFLCLPKYHFELEYLPMTKDAADSAGKVLEDQEKIDMSDLYTEISQRSKTEGIPRASSLSSIDSIMTPSRMSGADFDTSSSTLASTEPSEYVRGLDPRSKRLSLGRNNLVAEPEEVLHPQHHLSSNPNWPRTRSKSRTDKGWSGLTTANDSRGPWAATALYDKEDISSTVSDPGPIWDSEPKWDTEPKWDTEPNWETENPIELPGPPDDKEIGIKKELVPNLEEKWVVKKGRFLGVLICNHSCRTVQSLSSQVVAPKAEHDDNSLDLLLVNGSGRMRLLRFFVCLQFGRHLSLPYVEYVKVLYCCFPFGKSSEG
- the LOC105043492 gene encoding sphingoid long-chain bases kinase 1 isoform X2, with translation MQKSTPHQNVSSPRELAQQSVHHMNGRRSQRGTGQHSSPTVFPEKRSKTKSLKTSDATVANEDPEKVKAHEHRIDIGDEKSDLLGYEVFCGKLALDKKAKVTSTDEGMRSGTGNSDSINARLTSKALVWGSHILRLEDVISVSQNAGLRHFTVHAYPVRKRSCGLSCFLKPHRIRMDVRFLAPTSEEAIQWVSGFADQQCFINCSPHPMASSKKQASDIVASEPLFDQPRIKCKSFPKVLVILNPRSGHGRSSKTFYGKVEPIFKLAGFMMEVVNTKYAGHAKELASTVDFSTCPDGIICVGGDGIVNEVLNGLLSRSDQKEAISIPIGIIPAGSDNSLVWTVLGVRDPISAAIAIVKGGLTAADVFAVEWLQTGVIHFGTTVTYFGFVSDVLEFSEKYQKRFGPLRYFVAGFLKFLCLPKYHFELEYLPMTKDAADSAGKVLEDQEKIDMSDLYTEISQRSKTEGIPRASSLSSIDSIMTPSRMSGADFDTSSSTLASTEPSEYVRGLDPRSKRLSLGRNNLVAEPEEVLHPQHHLSSNPNWPRTRSKSRTDKGWSGLTTANDSRGPWAATALYDKEDISSTVSDPGPIWDSEPKWDTEPKWDTEPNWETENPIELPGPPDDKEIGIKKELVPNLEEKWVVKKGRFLGVLICNHSCRTVQSLSSQVVAPKAEHDDNSLDLLLVNGSGRMRLLRFFVCLQFGRHLSLPYVEYVKVLYCCFPFGKKGSFVYGKSSEG